The following proteins come from a genomic window of Macadamia integrifolia cultivar HAES 741 chromosome 14, SCU_Mint_v3, whole genome shotgun sequence:
- the LOC122060540 gene encoding G-type lectin S-receptor-like serine/threonine-protein kinase B120 has translation MARLRSISNISVLLFLVFSLSFGNRGSEAKNTILQGGSLRDGENLVSANKVYELKFINLPNSQNRYLGIVHLGNDSRAVWIANRENPLVDSSGILSINHEGNLVLTSGNGISTIINSEEPARGASTSATILDTGNLILKDGERIVWQSFDHPSHIFLPGMKLGLFNLQSNKLRNRVLTSWLSNQVPSPGAFSLGVDPGNKKELVIWRRRMVYWRSGIWDGNNFSFPNIRSVGVGTSNFVFNYYSSENQSYFTFQVKGSLDSSWIGMDFSGRLEFFVAQPFSDPLIDLCEDDNSEKWSKGCVVMMLPNCSGGNVFRQTKASIGSLMLQNNSKSLGLSDCKDMCRCNCSCTGYASEDSDAGTGCFLFDGLYSGNLHGDYTVYLRNDTSSGAKSASVKGDSGHPNKKKLWLQIIALILIIMSAFLIAFIICRLKRRFCDGGGNKEKNEETDSRSAKLQLNKLTSDVEAAYEGSNASDQKFCGNKDSELPLFSFSSIETATNNFSTTNKLGEGGFGPVYKGKLVEGQEIAVKRLSKMSGQGLEQFKNEVVLISKLQHRNLVRLLGCCIEGDEKILIYEYMPNKGLDSFLFDPMKRALLDWRARVCIVEGIAQGLLYLHKYSRLRIIHRDLKASNVLLDCDMNPKISDFGTARIFGENESQANTNRVIGTFGYMSPEYAMDGLFSVKSDVFSFGVVMLEILSGKKNNCFYQADCNLNLLGHAWELWRKGKIFDLMDDTLVHSCSTSEFTRYVHVGFLCVQECAADRPTMSEVVSMLSNETTSLPSPKSPAFTVGKTNIGVESSSSGQESVNDITISAIYGR, from the exons ATGGCTAGATTGAGAAGCATCAGTAATATCTCAGTTCTGCTTTTCTTGGTTTTCTCTTTGAGTTTTGGGAACAGAGGATCTGAAGCAAAGAACACTATACTACAAGGAGGAAGCCTTAGAGATGGGGAGAATTTGGTTTCGGCAAACAAAGTTTATGAATTAAAGTTCATAAATCTTCCGAATTCCCAAAATCGCTATTTGGGAATAGTTCATTTGGGTAATGATAGCAGAGCAGTGTGGATAGCCAACAGAGAGAACCCTCTTGTGGATTCCTCTGGAATTCTAAGTATCAATCACGAAGGAAATTTGGTGCTTACCAGCGGCAATGGGATCTCTACCATTATAAACTCTGAAGAACCTGCAAGGGGTGCCAGCACAAGTGCAACCATTCTTGATACGGGTAATTTAATTCTTAAAGATGGAGAAAGGATTGTGTGGCAAAGTTTCGATCATCCTTCTCATATATTTCTACCTGGAATGAAGCTAGGGCTGTTCAATTTACAGTCTAATAAGCTGCGAAATCGGGTACTAACTTCATGGTTGAGCAATCAAGTACCATCTCCAGGAGCTTTCTCTCTCGGTGTTGATCCAGGAAACAAGAAAGAGCTCGTTATCTGGCGACGAAGGATGGTTTACTGGCGAAGCGGGATCTGGGACGGTAACAATTTCAGTTTCCCCAATATTAGAAGTGTTGGTGTTGGAACCTCCAACTTTGTTTTCAATTACTACTCTAGTGAAAACCAGAGCTACTTCACCTTCCAAGTGAAGGGTAGCCTTGATAGTTCATGGATCGGGATGGATTTCTCAGGGAGATTAGAATTCTTTGTTGCCCAACCATTCAGTGATCCGTTAATCGATCTCTGTGAGGACGACAATTCAGAAAAATGGTCGAAAGGGTGTGTGGTGATGATGCTACCAAACTGCAGCGGCGGAAATGTTTTCCGCCAGACTAAAGCTTCCATAGGTAGCTTGATGTTGCAGAACAATAGTAAGAGTCTTGGTCTCAGTGATTGCAAGGATATGTGCCGATGCAATTGTTCTTGTACTGGGTATGCTTCTGAAGATTCTGATGCTGGCACTGGATGCTTTCTGTTTGATGGGTTATATTCTGGAAATCTCCATGGAGATTACACAGTTTATCTTAGGAATGACACTAGTTCAG GGGCAAAATCAGCCAGCGTGAAAGGAGATTCTG gtCATCCAAATAAGAAGAAGCTATGGTTACAAATCATTGCTCTTATCTTAATCATAATGTCAGCCTTTCTAATAGCCTTCATAATCTGTAGACTGAAGAGAAGATTTTGCGATGGTGGAG gaaacaaagaaaagaacgaagAGACCGACAGCAGGAGTGCAAAACttcaattaaataaattaacTAGTGATGTAGAAGCTGCATACGAAGGTAGCAATGCAAGTGACCAGAAATTCTGTGGGAACAAGGACTCTGAATTGCCTTTGTTCAGTTTTTCTAGCATAGAAACTGCAACAAATAATTTCTCTACTACTAATAAGCTTGGAGAAGGTGGATTTGGGCCAGTTTATAAG GGTAAATTGGTAGAAGGACAAGAAATTGCAGTGAAAAGGCTGTCCAAAATGTCAGGGCAAGGATTGGAGCAGTTTAAAAATGAGGTTGTGTTGATTTCTAAACTCCAACACAGAAACCTTGTTAGGCTTTTGGGTTGTTGCATTGAAGGAGATGAGAAGATACTAATCTATGAGTACATGCCCAACAAAGGCCTGGATTCATTCCTTTTTG ATCCAATGAAACGGGCATTATTGGATTGGAGAGCACGTGTTTGCATAGTTGAAGGGATAGCTCAGGGGCTTTTGTACCTTCATAAGTACTCTAGATTGAGAATCATTCATAGAGATTTGAAGGCTAGCAACGTTTTATTGGATTGTGACATGAACCCGAAAATATCAGATTTTGGCACAGCAAGAATTTTTGGCGAGAATGAATCCCAAGCCAATACAAATAGAGTCATTGGGACATT TGGCTATATGTCACCTGAATATGCAATGGATGGCCTCTTTTCGGTAAAATCCGATGTATTTAGTTTTGGAGTGGTGATGTTGGAGATTTTGAGTGGTAAAAAGAACAATTGTTTCTATCAAGCAGATTGCAATTTGAACCTACTTGGACAT gCATGGGAATTGTGGAGAAAAGGCAAAATATTTGACTTGATGGATGATACTTTAGTTCATTCATGTTCAACAAGTGAATTTACACGATATGTGCATGTGGGCTTCCTGTGTGTGCAAGAGTGTGCAGCAGATAGACCAACCATGTCTGAAGTTGTTTCTATGCTTAGCAATGAGACTACATCTTTGCCATCTCCAAAATCACCTGCTTTTACCGTAGGTAAAACTAATATTGGTGTGGAGTCATCTTCAAGTGGGCAAGAATCTGTTAATGACATAACCATTTCAGCAATATATGGTAGGTAG